The segment gcagggacagatCCTTTTGTTGCTCTGCACCGACCGGCAAGAAAATACACTCGCACGCCAGGCTCACGTACCAAACCCAGACAAGGCACCTGAAAAAAGGGCCACGAGCCATCGCTGCTGTGGCTGGGGCCAGGCAGATTAACTGCAGAAGGGACCTTGAGCAGCTGAAATggaggccaaaaaaaaaaaaaaaaaaaaagcagaagcagccccctcccaccccagctgcagcagctccgcTCTTGCAAGATGGAGCATGGGCTCATTTCGTATGGCAGGGAGCACACACGGGAGGCTGGTACCTCCTCCTGGATAGTGCTTCCCTGGCGTCATTACCCACCACGGGCAGCACTAGCTACCACCATCGATAATCCTCAGCCCACCGTGACACGGCTGCGTTTCAGTACTGGATGGCATCTGCAAGACAGCTCGGGACCCACCAGctttctccatccctctgcccaGGCTCCTGCGGACACAACGCAGCCCGAGCGGCCTCAATAAAACACCAAATGCAGCCAGGCTCCCCAAATCacaccccagcagccctgcaagACGCAGGTGTACAGACACGAGCCGCTGACATGGCCCAGCACCTCCCCGTGCTCCTGGGCAGGAGAAGTCACACGCAGAGGAGTCacagcagcccctctgcctgggACCAGCCGCTTTCCACGTGTAAGGACCACGCTGCGGCTCCCCACACATGCCCAGAGTAACACACGCAGGCACTGACTGGATAGAAAGGTTTTATCAagtttacagttttaaaaaaaggatcaaaaaaattaaattttttttttttttacatgtacattacaaaaaaattttgCAATTGGGATCTTCATCCAGGGGTTATTGAGctgattataaaaaaaaaaaaagtagtaggaAAGCCTGGCTTACACAGCAATGACAGGGAAAAGCACGGACAGACATTACACAGGAACACAGAAGGCAGCGAGTCTGCGCCGGGACGCACAGGTACGGACACGGATCAGGCTCCGTTCCCCCAGCAGCGGCAGCTTTACGCCCGCTGCATCCGTGCACACGAGGCAGAGTCTGGCCATCGGTGTTTATTTTGCAGGGgtaagaaaaccaaacaagtcTACAGCATTTTGCTCATGaggttgtggttttggttttttttttttttttttcttttttctaagtAGAGTTTCACTGCTGAAACTCCTTTGGTCTGAAAACCCCCTGCACCCTGAGAGCATCTGTCAAGCATCACCCTTCTGACCCCCAGGCTGGCTGAGTCCTTCGAGGGCACTTCCCATCTCTCCTCCCACCATATcttctgctcagcaataaaccCCCAAGATACAAGTGGAATAATTACtcttataaatatatttatatcatGTCGGAAAATAAGGCACTTCAGGAGGGTTACAGCTCGTCTAATTCTATGACATTctaatcaagaagaaaaatgggttagtttctgaaatgaattaaaatgaacgttaatacagtaataaaaacattGGATCCACTTCCCACTTCAAGGCTTTgtttgaaaaaagaagagaagaaagcaccCCCCCGAAATCCAACAGCAATGAAACCTGACCCGGGGCAGCTGCATCTGCCCCACGCGAGGCTctgccagccagctcccctCCAGAGCCCGCCAAGGGCAGGTACTTTCAAAAGAGGCACGTTAAATAAGTTCAcggactgaaaaaaaaaaaaaatatatatatcctTTCCCTGAAATGAGACTCTGCACAGTTTCTTGGCCATCTGGGACCTCCAGGAGCCCCTTCCCTCGATCCGGTCTGGTGCTTTGGGTCTGAtaaggagaggagaaagcagtgaAGGTCACCGACTGCGGATGAGGCTCCAGGCTGAGCCCGGGGAGCCGGGACGAGGCTTTCCCTGCGAGCGCGGGaaggggggcggcgggggagaGGCTGCCGGGAGCAGCAGCCAAGCACTGCAGGCGAGGACACCGGGAGAATGTTTAACCAGGAACGCGGCGCcgggaaggggaaggcagcgGCGGCCTGCCCAAACTTGCACGCCCTGAGCAAACGGCTCCCAGGACGGGTGAAATGGCTGCTCTGGCTCTGCGTCTCTGTACGGACACGGGTCGGGCTGAAATGGAAAGACGGGGAGGAccccagctgccagctctcGCTTTTGGCTTTGTGAAATGCTTGAGGTTTGCCTGCCGTGCCGTTCAACCCAGCCTTACGCtgaaaaaaggggaggaaggagtAAGTTAACACGAAATGACAAAGATGGCAGGGGAGTCCAGCACAGGCCCTCGGTCTATGtggggcagcagccctgcagttacagcacagctgctctgtCTTGCAAAGGTTGTTTTTGGcacctctcctcttcccctactggtttaagaaatattaaagcTTACTTGGTGGCCCAGTGCTCCGCGATTTTGCAACCATACTCAAAGCTGGTCACTTTACACCAGTTGTTTCTCAGGGATCTAAACTCTAGGCTCATACCACTTCTTTTTGCAatcaaagatttaaaaaaacaaacccaaaccttccCTACCTGTCCACAACCCTTCTGTTTAGGATCCAACAGTTTTGATTCTCACCTCGGGACGCAAGTTTGAAAGCAGAGGGTGGTTACAGCAGGCTTGCACGGACAAAGCAGCgtccctcctgctgccaggagggCCTTGCAAACAGGCGAGGCAGTCAGAGGAGCAGACTCCACCCGCGGCCATGCCGATCGCCCACACAGCATCCTTGTGCAACAGGCAGCTCGTGGGGCAACCGTGTCCCCAACGCCCCGAGGCACGGCCCCGCCTGACAGACCATCCATCTGGGTCACAGAGAATATGgcacttttctgtatttcacgTGACAGGAATACTCGCTCTCCCCTTTCCCAACAGGGGCCAAGTCTAGTTAAGGCAATTTAAAATTAACCCAGGTTTGGCATTTGCGAGCTCCTCACTTCCCTGTGTGATAATGCTGTCAGCCTGGGTTAGCTTAAAGGTCCGTTTTCCCCAGGAACCTGTCTGCGAGAGAAGCCAGAGGAAGATGCTtacagaaagagcagaaaaacaagagGCAGTGATTCTCCCCTAGCCCCCTTACCCAGCTCGCAGCAATAATCAGTTTGCATTTCCAAGGCCCTCCACTGCACGATGGCTCGCTGGCACTCGAGGGGTTTGTTTCCTCTTCCAGAACCTGGAACTAGCACTGCTCAGATGTTCCCAGCCCACTGGGATGCCTCACTGTCTACGCCCTTCGCGTGCTGCCTAGCAGCCGATTTGCGGACAAAAATCCGATGGTGTAGCAGTCCGATAAATCTCTCTGGGTCACACTGGATCTCAGCTTGATCTGCACCCCAGAAAAACCCATCCTCCAGGCCCTCATCTGCTCCAGCAAAGATTAAAaatgcgcacacacacacacgcaagACATCAGTAAGAACTCAATGGCACAAACTGAAGCCATCAATCAAACCCCAAGAAGGATTTTCAGCAACCTGGCAGCCTCAGGCTGGGCCTGGCGTTCCAGGTATCAGCTACATCATTAAACGAGGCGAgccagagaagaaagaacaggCACAGGCTGGCAAAATACTTTACAGTAGGAAAGCCAAAGAGGCTGGAGAGTCGGTCTTAATGGGACGTGCATCTGGTCCCACCACGCAATAGCTGGACCCACCATCTCCTAAAGGTTTTGGACTTGCTTTCTTGCATGACCCTGAGAGCACCACGTCCAAATTAAAATGCACATCTGTAGCACAGGGAGGGTATTTGTTTCTAGATTTCCAAGATATGCTTATAATCTACATAAGGTAAtataaaacagcaataaaacctAGGTCAGGTAGTTCAAGTTTGccattttctccccctgccagTACTGTATCTGTAGTGAGCAGCCCAGGAATTCATAGGGTTAGTAAGGAGAAGAAACGTTCTCTTAAAATTAACTAATGAATTATCATAAcaaaattacaggaaaagacTAGGTTAGGTCTGATGGAACAGATGGGCAACTCGGTTCACATACTAGATGGTTTTAGGCACACAAACTCCCCTCCTTAggtggaagggaggaggaagcaaagGTAATACCAGCATTTTCTGCTACTCAAGTCCCTGTGCAAAAAGTATGGTCACCCCGCTAGAAAAAGCACCTCTTCAAACTGACTGCAGCATTGCCCTGAACAGGCCAAAGATCAAAGTGCCTGGTGTTCAGAGAACCCCTCCCCACACCATCTCCCTGCTttaggcactttttttttttttttaaacacactctCAGCATGAATTGGAGAAATCAGCAAAGCGGAGTTTCGCCACCGCTCAGCGCTGACCACACAGATGTGTCTCAGTGGGACAGtgcctctgctctcccagaAGCAGGAAGCCGAGCAACTGTTCTGCCCTGGCTTCGCATCCCTTTGTGCAAGTCTCCTTTGGCAGACTTGGCGAAGCAAGTCCAGGCGATTTGAGGAAGGTAAAGGCAGCTTTtcaaagagggaaagaaaaaaaaaaaaagtccctccTTGCATTGCACCCAACGCACTCCACAGCCCGAGAGCCAGGAAGTGCACCCCACGCAGGGTAGTCTGGAAATAATACTAGGGGgtcaaaagaggaaagaattgTGCACTAGTGCCAAAAATCTGATTATTTGACAGTGGGATGCAGCAGAGAACAGACATTTAAAGCCCATTTTCTTGCAGCACTACCAGTATTCACTGGAAAGGAAGAGCTGTCAGATCAACTGTCTGCTGTTGCAATGAGAAAACTAGCTGAAAATGTCCTTCATCTGAAAGGCCACGCGGCCACAACAGGATCATCCATCTTTACTTTCAAAATCCCTCAGGATGGAGGGTTTATATGTGCTCTGCCTGGTGGCATCGAGAATCTGGAGGTTTAGCTCTCTTAAATAAGCAACCGTTACACCCCCTCCAGCTAAATCCCAACACCGCATCCTCAGTGTCCGTGAGGAGAGCTTTTGGAAAGGCAGAGCACAAAGTCCTGCCAAAGCcggagggggagggagaggggagataTGCTGCTGGTTGTCTGAAAACCCTTGGCACATCTTTGGTTACGGGATGAGAAAGGAAGTGGTCGAAGGTTTGGCCACCTGATTCTTTAAGAATATATTAACCcaggagagaaggggaagaaggggatgGGGACTGTGGTTAATCCGACCATTCGTCCTCATCGAACTCCGAAGAGTCATCCTCAGAGTCGCTGTACTCCACAGCGATGCGGCGTGACAGGATCGTTGCCACATCATTGCCCACAACGTCCCGCTTCTCCTGTTCCCGCTGCTCCTCCACCTTGCGGAGCTGGAAGCCTGTTGGGAAGAAGGCAACGGAGGGGATCATGCAAAGGCTTTGGTCACACCGAAATCTCCAAAGCAGCCATCCCTTCTGACCCAATCTTCTGAGCAAGGCAGCCTGTCCTCTGCCAGCAAGTGTTGGAGACGCTGAGGGATAACTCTGATGGTGAATGACAGCCAAGACAAGCTGGGTGGGCAGGTGAAATGGGAATTGGATCGTTTCCATGCTCCTCTGAGGGGTTCAATCCACTTACAAACTTGGAGCACACCAATTCCAGCACTGCCTTCTCCAAAGGTGCAGGAGGAGGCATAAAACCTTGTGAGGTTGTCATCAGGGTGGGCAGACAAGGAGGGACCACAAGGGATGGGCCCTCAAGCAGCAAGGTAGTCACAGCACTGCTCATGAGATGGCTCCCCAGTGCTCTCACTTGGCTACTGCGGGGTTTtccagaggggaagaaaaataaaaaagttggtATTGAAACCAAACCTTACCTTGTCGAATAGCTGAAAGCAGATCACTCCTGGCATCGCTAACCGCAGGCAAGGATGACTTGGGCTTGGAGGCGGAGGTGTCCGAGGGTGGAGGAGGGGGTGGAGGACCATCCAGGCCACTGGAAGACAGAGGCGGTGGGCcaggaggcggcggcggtggAGGGGGAGGCGGTGCACTGCCACTGCCCGGCTGCGGCAGCGGAGGTGGGAGCACGCTGGCATAATCGACTGCCGGAGGCGGCGGTGGTGGTGGCGGGGCAGCAAACTCGGGGtgaggagggaaagaaggggGCGAGGGTGGCGGTGGGGTTCCCGGGGATGGGAAGCCCATaggaggtggtggagggggGGCGCTTCCCatcggtggtggtggtggcggtggCGGTGCCGGAGGGGGAGCAAAGCCCGGCCTGGCTGCTGAGGGGGATCCGATCGGAGGAGCTGGTGGCGGGTGACTTGGGCTAACCAGGCTGGATCGTTTGGTCCCTCCAGAACCAGAACCTCTTTGGTTGTCTACAGGATAGCTGTTGcagcagaaggagagagagaaataaggCCATTAGCTGCGAGGCCAGATTAGACCGTACAATCTCAATGTTAATGCAAATCGCGTATACTCGTTGCAGTCCAGACAAAAATCTAAGTTCCAGCTTTAACTGGTGTTTCCATGAGACTTCACTCCTTGGGTTTTAGTTCCCTTGCAGTATTTCTTTTGGCCTACACCACCAGAACAAAGGAAAGCTTCTGGGGACTGGCAGAAATGCTATCATCCATCCCATCTCCCAGGCTGACAAGAACATGAGCCATCTCACCTCTCTGCCAGAGGCCAGGCGTCACGTCTGAGCTCAGAGCAGCCTCCTGGCTTAAGAGCTCCTGCAGCAACACAAGCCACTACCCCTCCACGCTGAGGTCAGACTTATGACACGCCAAGCAGGGATGTCTACCGTGATAAATCACACAAGGACTGGTGGTTGTGCCAGGAAAGCATATGCTACGAACACCTGCTAGGAACGGATCTCTTCACCGGATTCCACGGCTCAGAGCTGGAGTGCAGCAGCCATGTCTCATAGCTTGCCGAGGGGAACGAAGAGGAAGACATGGAAACCCAATGTGCTCTTAAGGAAAACACCGATTCATGAGTGACTGAATCTCCCATTTATGGAAGCTGTGTTTATACCAGAAAACACCACTGCCCATAAGATACTGTAATATCCTATGTACATGTAAAGGAAGCCCTAAACTGACATGTCCTTCCATggtaagacagaaaaataaggtaCATTTGCCACAAAAATGTCACAATTTTTCACAGTGCTGATCCAAGACAGACTACTGGAGATCAAAACTAGCTCCCAGGgttctttaaaaacaaccaccaaaacaaaaccagtgagGGGAGATCTCTGTGGCTAGGCAGAGATCTAAGCAACTGCATAAGGCAGCGTAAGCTTCATCTGAAAGCTCGTTTCTGCTCTGCCCTAGAGGAACATGCTACAGAGCAGAGTGCTTGGTCTCTGACACATCAGAAGAGCCTTTTCTGCAGCATTGCTGCCTTTGGATAAGGTGGAGACAAGCTAACACAGTCCTGCCTATCAGGTATACTTCCTCCTGTTACTCCTGACtgttttactgcctttttttaaaacaaacaaacaaacaaacaaaaaaccccccaaaaaacaacctaCTCTCTTGTTTCACCTTTTGTGTCTTGAGCCACTGCTGGACCATAGCTCTCATCTCTGGAGGTGACTGAAAGTCACTGTTTCATCTGATACAAAGCAGCTGCCCTAAACTTGCACTGAAGTCTCTCAGAAGAAGTCAGCTGGCATGCTCAAGTCCTTTAAATTTAACTACATCTACATCTTCAGCACCCACGTCGTGCATTTGCCAAAGATCATAGGGCAAATGGTAATAAAAACAGAGGCGAGAGCAGCCGTTCTTTGCACAGCTCTATCAGGAACATAAGTCTACGTGCCCTGGAACAACTGCATTGGAAAACCGATGCAGTGGAGCCAGACCATTAATTGGGGCCCCACTCTtctaaaaagtgaaataaaactgctcTAGTTCTCGCCCAAGCCCATTCTCCCACTTTGTATGAGAACAACGACAGCGGTTGGGATTTATggcaagctgtgctgcctgtgtctctgtccctgcctgcagttGCACTTCCCCTCCAGACAGGAGCATTCTGGTTCCCGTACAACGCCCGTTAGGAAGTTATGCTGAACTATCTCAGCCTGTCTCATGTCATCCTTTTACACCACCTACTACTCCTTGGTGACAGAAGGGATCCCGTAGGCTTACCTAAATTCCACCGGGGGTGGAGGCAGGCTGTCATCTGGGAATGAAGGAGGTGGTGGCACAATAGAGTCAGTCTGCGGCGGTGGCGGGTAGCAGTTCACGTCCATGCTTTCGTTTGAACCGATGCTGCCGTTCTGATACACCATGTTAGAGGGGTACCTGAGCGAAAGCAAGACAAGCAATTTATTCAAAGAGTTCAAGGCAACGTCTAaagctcattttttcccctcactcaCAAGAGCTTTGCCTCCTGGAAGGGTTACAACAAACAACTGTGCAGCAGTGATATTAACCAAGTGGATGGATCAGCCTGCAAGATTTAGAAATGAGGTTTTCTAGCAGGAATGGCTTTTCCCAGCACAGTGGGACCTGCCTTTAGGTGGGACCTTATCAACCACCACAACAGGacacaccaaacaaaaccttaaagtaacatttaagaaaaaaaaaaaaagaagaaaaaaaaaaaagaaaaaaggtctcTATTTCTCAAAGCTTCATATAGGAAGAACCACGTACAGCTGTATTAGTTTGTTCTGCATAATCCTTTGGCTAGAATTTGCCCAGATGctcttgtgtttgtttattgctACCACACACCAGAACAGCACAAGTACATATTTTAATGAACAAGAAAACATcgaaataatgaaaatatttttcttaacatttggTTGTAGAAAAAACACTTATAAGAGTGCTTTGACCAACTCAGACTTGAAGGATTCCCAGTTACACTGGGTACCATCAGTGGCAAAAAAGAAGAGGTACTTAAAGATGCCAAAAATAACCTTGAGAGCAGACTATCAAAAAGAACCCAAGAAACAGCAATGCCATTAAAAGCATGTATCCAAAGCTGAAACAGTACTGAAGGAAAAGACCAATCTCACACTCGACTCTCCGTGAGCTCATTTCACTGTGTGGTGGTAGAACCACCCCATTCTTGGGGGCTCTGGACCTCAACTGAAATCAACTCCATGAACATGCTTACATGAGAAAAAGACAGGAGCAAGAAAATGGTGCTGTTGTGCTGCACAATTCCTCTGCTAGAAACCAAACCTGTTCTCCTATTAAACtaaaagcaagttttatttttagctggaGAGTGTGatttaaagagagattttttttcttatatgaaaGGAAGCTGCAAGGACCGAGCAAGTGAGAAGTGCATTGTGGGGAATTCGGTCTGCTTCCAGCCTCGCTGGTGTCAAAAGTTAAATGAATTCCCAAGCCAGAAGTGCTAAAGAGAGATCTGTAGCTTGAAATACTTGGATGGGAACTGCCCCCGCTTCAACTTTAGGGTGTGAAGAGCCATTTATGAAATGTAACAAAGCAATCGCACAATACCACCGAGATGCCACCCCGCTCCTCAGCGTAAGGCCCAGAGGCTAGGTGTGGCAGGAAGGGCATCGCGACGGGGTAGGGAGCCAAAGCTCTCAACACTTCTGTGCCCACAAGACAGGCAGCCGAGAGCAGACTTACTGCCGAAGCTGTTCCTGCCACCTTGTTCAAACCGTGTAGCTCCCTGATTTATTTAGCAAATTTTAAATCAGCAGACGGATTTACTTTGGAGAATCTGATTAGTGGCAGTATCGATCCGCACTGTGCGGCGGATCTGgagaagctgcagagcagggtgaACTGCATTACAATCAACAACGCCCGCCTGCTCCCCCCTCGCTGGGGAGCTAAACAGAGAGCCCCAGACTTGCTTACCCAGCAGGACCATGTTTGTCCTTTGACTCAACAAATTCTTGTCccattttcagcttctcccacTCTTCTTTCCGGGTTTTGATTTTCCGTGGATTCACATTTCCTCGGTTCGgattctcctttttctctttctaaggGAGGAAGTATCATACAGAAgccttattttgctttaaactcACTGGGAATAGGGAAGGATAGGACAGACCTGTAGTGGTTTTAAGAGGGCcaggatttttaatttgcagCCTGATTGCTGCAAGCTCCAAAGACCTCCCATATAAAGAAGCTGATACACagatagcattttaaaaaaaaccaaacccaaccaaaaaaacaaacaacagcatCAGATTTCCCCAGTGCAGCCCAGACACGATGCCATTGTTACTCCCTGGCACAACCACCTCGAGGGCAGAGTGAAAGCTCAGTTTCCCACATCAATTCAGTTTTCAGCCTCTGTGTCAAGACTGCCAAATCTCACCATCACCTTGCTGGTGTCAAGTGCTTTGGAGTGCAATATAGACAGCTGTCCACCAAGAACTGGGCTTTAGCTAGCCGCGCTCTCTGTATTCTAGCATGTCTTAAATCCCTTATTTGCTATTTCGATTGAAAAATCATGATCTGGTTTGATATTTAATACTCTAGTTGCTCGAAAGCTAAATAAAGTATGCTCAAACCAAATCTTTTATGCTATAAGTTCCAGTGTTGGTAAACGTGAGTCCAAATCCCCAGGCAACCAAACCAGGAACTCTACCTGGCATTTTCAGCTTAAATGGCTTTGTTAAGCCTCCTGCTTGCCCCTAATTTACCATCAGGGCCTGGTTTTGCACTCCTGAAGggacattttctcctttctttattCTTCCACAGTAGAATTTATTACACCACTCAACACACTGTGGTGCTGGGGCAGTGGGATTTGCACCGCTTCAACATTGAACAGACCCCCATGCAACATCAGACACGCAGAAAAGACTCTGACACAACTCTCTCCCCTGCCGACTGCACCAGCGCTATGTTTTAGGACTACAAATTAAGCCATTATACCCATACAAAGAGGGTGGCATTTGGAAAAACAGATTAAGGgtatctttgttttctttttttaattaacaaggATGAGAGTAAACCAGATGAAAGTTTCACTGAATTAATCCCTAAAGAGTTTAAGAGAGCAAACCTGAATTTTGGATATCAACTTTGGAGCCCAAGATTCATTAACACTTCCCACCTTCTATTCTTCCCTGACATGCCTCTTTTGGCAGAGATCTCCCATTTCCTCACCCTGTGTTTCCGCTTCTCTTTCATAATATCCTTGGTGTCCTgaagcattttctctttccaaaggTCAAAGAAATATGAAGGATCCGTGTAGAATTTAAGTGCCGCTTTGCCATCATCCCTAGAATGGGGGCGGGggaaaaacaacacacaaacaagGACCAAGTCATACATTCATTTGAAgcccaaagaaaacacaaggcACAACATCAGAAGATGGTTTAGGACCTCCTACAGTGAGGAGGTCAAACACATTGTTCTCACCTCTGTCCCCCATTTCAGACCAGGCAGCGGGACCCACGGCCTCACTTGTCCCAGCTCTCCCACTTGCCATCGCTTTTGCCCTCACACAAATTCTCCATTACTCAGCACCTGAAGAGCTCAACTGCTCTGAACAATCACTAAGAGAGCAGCAGGTCTCTCACTTCAACTCCCACTtgtttgtgctgtatttttggtgtgaaaaaaaacaacttctccAGCCCAGGAACCCTAAATCAGACCAGCAGCGTCCTTGAAACTCATGAGcgagcacacacacacacacacacacacactctctctctctctcctcctacTTTGCAGTGCAGCTGCGTCTGGCAGAAGACAGCTGCCTCCAGCTATCTGTAATTACTTTTTACCTGTTCAAAAGATATTTATGGATGTGGGCTAAGTCTCTGTATTCTGACCCCCTTTACTTCTACTACCTACAAGATGAAATCTGAGCAGGACTGCTCAGGAGAACTGCTTACACAGCCAGCGTAGGTCACATCAGATGTCTCAGACCAGGCACAGAAGGCCACAGAAAGCATCTCCAGATCTACAGGAGTCTGCTGCACCCACCTGGGTGAGAGCCATTTACAGATGTATGCTCTGCAGTTTGCACTGCAGCTTTTTGGAAAGAAGCCACAGGGCTACagagaagcacaagaaaaatgcatcatCTGCACAACACCTAGCATGTTTATGCAGTACCAGCCAAGCCTTGCCCCAAGGCAGTCACAAAAGTGACAGCAGGTAACCAGATATATAATTTTCTAGCTACGCTCATTTGTACAGCCCCAAAAGCAAAGTTTTACATAATCTAGAGGATGAAGATTTCCTGGTGGATCTCAATTTCCCACTGGAAACAGCTATTTCAATACAGCATGGGATGGGAAATGACCTCCTCGACACATTTGAGAGGAAGAGGCACTCCTCTGCAAGGGAACGAGGGACCAAGGAGGTACTGCAGCCATACCTGTAAGGCGAGAGAATGTTGAGAGGTGGAGGAGTATTGCAGGTCCTATAGGTTTCAAGGAC is part of the Balearica regulorum gibbericeps isolate bBalReg1 chromosome 22, bBalReg1.pri, whole genome shotgun sequence genome and harbors:
- the WASF2 gene encoding actin-binding protein WASF2 — protein: MPLVTRNIEPRHLCRQTLPSVQSELECMTNITLANVIRQLGSLSKFAEDIFGELFTQANTFASRVSILVERVDRLQVKVTQLDPKEEEVSLQGINTRKAFKSSTTQDQKLFDRDSLPVPVLETYRTCNTPPPLNILSPYRDDGKAALKFYTDPSYFFDLWKEKMLQDTKDIMKEKRKHRKEKKENPNRGNVNPRKIKTRKEEWEKLKMGQEFVESKDKHGPAGYPSNMVYQNGSIGSNESMDVNCYPPPPQTDSIVPPPPSFPDDSLPPPPVEFSYPVDNQRGSGSGGTKRSSLVSPSHPPPAPPIGSPSAARPGFAPPPAPPPPPPPPMGSAPPPPPPMGFPSPGTPPPPSPPSFPPHPEFAAPPPPPPPPAVDYASVLPPPLPQPGSGSAPPPPPPPPPPGPPPLSSSGLDGPPPPPPPSDTSASKPKSSLPAVSDARSDLLSAIRQGFQLRKVEEQREQEKRDVVGNDVATILSRRIAVEYSDSEDDSSEFDEDEWSD